One window of the Sparus aurata chromosome 17, fSpaAur1.1, whole genome shotgun sequence genome contains the following:
- the myh14 gene encoding myosin-10 isoform X5: MSRPTGGGANDVTRFLASGAMPGSPTSNAVFTAASQADWAAKRLVWVPSEKHGFESASIREERGDEVEVELTDSQRRITLSREEVQRMNPPRFSKVEDMADLTCLNEASVLHNLRERYYSGLIYTYSGLFCVVVNPYKNLPIYTESIVEMYRGKKRHEMPPHIYAISEAAYRSMLQDREDQSILCTGESGAGKTENTKKVIQYLAHVASSHKSGTLGRNKEAAQMDGSRSLTRGSSLANRSMQYGELERQLLQANPILEAFGNAKTVKNDNSSRFGKFIRINFDVAGYIVGANIETYLLEKSRATRQAKDERTFHIFYQLMCGTSEETKADLLLGTADQYRFLTGGSIPVPGQSDSENFTQTMDSMAIMGFTPEESLSMLKVISAVLQFGNISFMKEKNQDQASMPDNTAAQKLCHLLGINVLEFTRAILTPRIKVGREYVQKAQTKEQADFAVEALAKATYERLFRWLVHRINRALDRRQRQGASFIGILDIAGFEIFQLNSFEQLCINYTNEKLQQLFNHTMFILEQEEYQREGIEWNFIDFGLDLQPCIDLIEKPTHPPGVLALLDEECWFPRATDRSFVEKLSGEQGSHPKFFRSKQPRGEADFSIIHYAGKVDYKANDWLVKNMDPLNDNVASLLHQSSDHFVSELWKEVDRIVGLDQVSTGENSGPVNFGAAGLKTKKGMFRTVGQLYKESLTKLMATLRNTNPNFLRCIIPNHEKRAGKLSPHLVLDQLRCNGVLEGIRICRQGFPNRIPFQEFRQRYEILTPNAIPRAFMDGKQASELMIRALELDHNLFRVGQSKVFFRAGVLAHLEEERDLKITDTIIRFQSVSRGYLARKAFMKKQQQLSALRVMQRNCAAYLKLRNWQWWRLFTKVKPLLQVTRQDEEIQVREAQLQKAKDNLTRAEQDYGELERKHAQLVEEKAVLADQLQAEAELFAEAEEMRARLASRKQELEEVLGELETRLEEEEERGAQLTNEKKKMQQNIQDLEEQLEEEESARQRLLLEKVTLETRVKSLETDLLNAAEQRDRFSKEKKQCEERLSEVTDQLTEEEEKTKSLNKLKNKQEAVIADLEERLKREEQGRLEQEKWRRRMESESVEAQEQLSDLGMLSAELRGSLAQKEKEITTLQGRLEEEGARRAEAQRALREAMSQVSELKEEVENERGMRERAEKQRRDLGEELEALRTELEDTLDTTAAQQELRSRREAELNDLQRCVEEETRRHEVQLSELRVKHSAAIDNLQEQLDNSKRARQSLEKAKAMLEEERQNLSSELKSLQSGRTESERGRKRAEGQLQELSARLAQADREREEREDRVHKLQSEIETMSANLSSADTKSLRLSKEVSSLESQLNDAKESLQDETRQKMALASRVRALEEEKNGLMERQEEEEERAKELTRQIQTQTQQLAELRKQSEEVNTAVEAGEEIRRKLQRELDSTVQRERQKEEEKERVERQRERLREEIEDMTLALQRERQNCTALEKRQKKFDQCLAEEKAVSTRLAEERDKAEADSREKETRCLALSRALQETQDLREELERANKQLRLEMEQLVNQQDDVGKNVHELERTRRSLETEAENLRVQTQDLEEELAEAENSRLRLEVTLQALKAQFEREISTNEEKGEEKRRALSKQVRELEIQLEEERSQRSQAVSSKKQLEAELQEAEAQVENSSRGKEEAVKQLRRLQGQMKEILRELDETKLSREEVIAQSKDSEKKIQTLEADVLQLTEELSMSERQRRQAQQERDEMADEMVNSSSGKNALYEEKRRLEARVSQLEEELEEEQSNSELVAERQRKMALQVETLTVQLQGERTLAQKAEAAREQLERQNKELKTRLGEMEGAVRGKHRLSVAALEAKIESMEEQLEQERQERAIANKLVRKTEKKLKEVMMQAEDERRHADQYREQLDKSMVRLKQLKRQLEEVEEENSRSNAQKRKLQRELEELADSGQSMTREITSLRSQLSVPDWRAPLPLSLRGRRALVDDLSLENSDSEEPPASPTPSSGLPGTPTPSSEHSLDPPPPYTVNNTE, from the exons TCGGCCAGCATTCGGGAGGAGCGCGGCgatgaggtggaggtggagctgaCAGACAGCCAGCGGCGGATTACTCTGTCCAGGGAGGAGGTGCAGCGAATGAACCCCCCACGCTTCAGCAAAGTGGAGGACATGGCCGACCTCACCTGCCTCAACGAAGCCTCGGTGCTGCACAACCTGAGAGAGAGATACTACTCTGGCTTGATTTAT acATATTCCGGGCTGTTCTGTGTGGTGGTCAACCCTTACAAGAACCTGCCCATCTACACAGAGTCCATCGTGGAGATGTACCGAGGCAAGAAGCGCCACGAGATGCCCCCTCACATTTACGCCATATCAGAGGCCGCGTATCGCAGCATGCTACAAG ACAGAGAAGATCAGTCAATCCTCTGCAC AGGCGAGTCTGGAGCTGGGAAAACAGAGAACACAAAGAAAGTCATCCAGTATTTGGCTCACGTCGCCTCTTCTCATAAAAGTGGCACTCTGGGTAGAAACAAGGAAGCTGCGCAG ATGGATGGCTCTCGGTCCTTAACAAGAGGCAGTTCACTGGCGAACAGG AGTATGCAATAT GGCGAGCTGGagaggcagctgctgcaggccAACCCCATATTAGAGGCCTTTGGCAACGCAAAGACTGTCAAGAACGACAACTCTTCAAGATTT GGTAAATTCATCCGCATTAATTTCGACGTGGCGGGGTACATCGTTGGTGCCAACATTGAGACCT ACCTCCTTGAAAAGTCCCGGGCCACCCGTCAGGCCAAAGATGAGAGGACATTCCACATCTTTTACCAGCTGATGTGTGGAACTTCAGAGGAGACAAAAG CTGACCTACTCTTAGGAACAGCTGATCAGTACCGCTTCCTCACCGGCGGCTCCATCCCCGTCCCTGGTCAGAGCGATTCAGAGAACTTCACCCAGACTATGGACTCCATGGCTATAATGGGCTTCACCCCGGAGGAGTCGCTGT CCATGCTGAAGGTGATCTCTGCTGTGCTCCAGTTCGGGAATATTTCCTTCATGAAGGAGAAGAACCAGGACCAGGCCTCGATGCCTGACAACACAGCTGCTCAGAAACTGTGCCATCTGCTGGGCATCAACGTGCTGGAGTTCACTCGGGCCATCCTCACTCCCAGGATCAAAGTGGGTCGAGAGTATGTGCAGAAAGCCCAGACGAAAGAACAG GCTGACTTTGCTGTGGAGGCCCTGGCGAAGGCCACGTATGAGCGTCTGTTCAGATGGCTGGTCCACAGGATCAACAGAGCTCTGGACCGCAGACAGAGACAGGGGGCTTCCTTCATAGGGATCCTTGATATCGCTGGATTCGAGATCTTCCAG CTGAACTCCTTTGAGCAGCTGTGCATCAACTACACCAacgagaagctgcagcagctcttcaaCCACACCATGTTCATCTTGGAGCAGGAGGAGTACCAGCGGGAGGGCATCGAATGGAACTTCATCGACTTCGGCCTAGACTTGCAGCCCTGCATTGACCTCATCGAGAAACCG ACCCACCCGCCTGGTGTTCTGGCCCTGCTGGATGAAGAGTGCTGGTTCCCCCGGGCAACAGACCGCTCGTTTGTAGAGAAGCTGTCCGGCGAGCAAGGCAGCCATCCAAAATTCTTCCGTTCAAAGCAGCCACGCGGGGAAGCTGACTTCTCCATCATTCACTATGCTGGCAAG GTGGACTACAAGGCAAATGATTGGCTGGTGAAGAACATGGATCCTCTGAACGACAACGTGGCCTCTCTTCTGCACCAGTCGTCTGATCATTTTGTATCAGAGCTGTGGAAGGAAG TGGACAGGATTGTGGGTCTGGACCAGGTGTCGACGGGAGAGAACAGCGGCCCGGTCAACTTCGGAGCAGCTGGTCTGAAGACGAAGAAGGGAATGTTCAGGACCGTTGGTCAGCTCTATAAGGAGTCTCTCACCAAGCTGATGGCCACGCTGAGGAACACCAACCCCAACTTCCTGCGCTGCATCATACCCAACCACGAGAAGAGG GCCGGTAAGCTGTCCCCCCACCTGGTTTTGGACCAGCTGAGGTGTAATGGAGTTCTGGAGGGGATCCGTATCTGCAGACAAGGCTTCCCTAACCGCATACCATTCCAGGAGTTCAGGCAGAG GTATGAGATCCTGACTCCTAATGCGATCCCTCGTGCCTTCATGGATGGCAAACAGGCATCAGAACTCATG ATCCGAGCTTTGGAACTGGACCACAACCTGTTCAGGGTGGGTCAGAGTAAAGTCTTCTTCAGAGCTGGAGTCCTGGCTCACCTGGAAGAAGAACGAGACCTGAAGATCACTGACACCATCATACGCTTCCAAAGCGTCTCCAGAGGCTACCTCGCACGCAA AGCCTTtatgaagaagcagcagcagctgagcgCTCTGAGGGTGATGCAGAGGAACTGTGCTGCTTATCTCAAACTCAGGAACTGGCAGTGGTGGCGGCTGTTCACCAAG GTGAAGCCCCTGCTGCAGGTGACCCGACAGGACGAGGAGATCCAGGTGAGGGAAGCCCAGCTCCAGAAGGCTAAGGATAATCTCACCCGAGCGGAGCAGGACTACGGAGAGCTTGAAAGGAAACATGCTCAG CTGGTGGAGGAGAAAGCAGTGCTGGCTGACCAGCTGcaggcagaggcagagctgTTTGCGGAGGCAGAGGAGATGAGGGCCAGGCTAGCCAGCCGGAaacaggagctggaggaggtgctggGCGAGCTGGAGACTCggttggaggaagaggaggagagaggtgcGCAGCTGACcaatgagaagaagaagatgcagcagaaTATACAG GACCTGGAGGAGCAgttagaggaggaggaaagtgcCCGACAGCGCCTCCTGCTGGAGAAGGTCACCCTTGAGACCAGAGTTAAGAGTCTGGAAACCGACCTGCTGAATGCAGCAGAGCAAAGAGACCGATTCAGCAAG GAAAAGAAACAGTGTGAGGAGCGTCTGAGTGAAGTCACCGATCAGCTcactgaggaagaggagaaaaccAAAAGTCTGAACAAACTcaagaacaaacaggaagctgtcATTGCTGACCTCGAGG AGCGCTTGAAGCGTGAGGAGCAAGGCCGCTTAGAGCAGGagaaatggaggaggaggatggagagtgAGTCGGTGGAGGCCCAGGAGCAGCTGTCAGATCTGGGCATGCTGTCAGCCGAGCTGAGGGGCAGTCTGGctcagaaggagaaggagatcACCACCTTGCAAGGCCG GTTGGAGGAAGAGGGAGCGCGTCGTGCAGAAGCTCAAAGGGCACTGAGGGAGGCCATGTCCCAGGTGTCTgagctgaaggaggaagtggagaaCGAACGAGGGATGAGGGAAAGGGCggagaaacagaggagagacctGGGCGAGGAGCTGGAGGCTTTGAGAACTGAGCTGGAGGACACACTAGACACCACAGCTGCTCAGCAGGAGCTAAG GTCTCGTCGGGAGGCAGAATTAAATGACCTCCAGCGATGTGTTGAAGAGGAGACTCGCCGCCACGAGGTCCAGCTGTCAGAGCTCAGAGTCAAACACAGCGCAGCCATAGACAACCTCCAGGAACAGCTGGACAACAGCAAAAGA GCTCGTCAGTCGCTAGAGAAAGCCAAGGCGATgctggaggaagagaggcagaaTTTGTCCTCTGAGCTCAAGAGCCTCCAATCTGGCCGCACAGAGAGTGAAAGAGGCCGCAAGAGGGCCGAGGGTCAGCTGCAGGAGCTCAGCGCCCGACTGGCTCAggctgacagagagagggaggagagggaagaccGAGTGCACAAGCTGCAG aGTGAGATTGAGACTATGTCTGCCAATTTGTCCTCTGCTGACACCAAATCCCTTCGGCTATCGAAAGAGGTCAGCAGCCTGGAGAGTCAGCTGAATGATGCAAAG gAATCGCTGCAGGATGAAACACGCCAAAAGATGGCTCTAGCCTCGAGGGTGCGagcgctggaggaggagaagaacgGACTGATggaaagacaggaggaggaggaggagagagccaAAGAGCTGACCCGGCAGATCCAGACTCAAACCCAGCAG CTGGCAGAACTCCGTAAGCAGTCGGAGGAGGTGAACACTGCGGTGGAGGCTGGAGAGGAGATACGCAGGAAACTCCAGAGAGAGCTGGACAGCACCGTCCAGAGGGAGcgacagaaggaggaggagaaggagcgaGTGGAGAGGCAGCGGGAGCGACTGAGGGAGGAGATAGAGGACATGACGCTCGCcctacagagagaaagacagaactGCACGGCCctagaaaagaggcagaagaAGTTCGACCAG TGTCTGGCAGAGGAGAAGGCGGTGAGCACTCGGCTGGCAGAGGAAAGGGACAAAGCAgaagcagacagcagagagaaggagacaagATGTCTGGCACTTTCCCGAGCCCTGCAG GAGACCCAGGACCTGAGGGAAGAGCTGGAGAGGGCCAACAAGCAGCTCCGTCTGGAAATGGAACAGCTTGTAAACCAGCAGGATGATGTCGGCAAGAAT GTCCACGAGCTGGAGCGGACTCGCAGGAGCTTAGAAACAGAAGCCGAGAACCTGCGGGTTCAGACCCAGgacctggaggaggagctggcgGAGGCGGAGAACTCGAGGCTGAGGCTGGAGGTCACCCTGCAAGCACTCAAGGCTCAGTTTGAGAGGGAGATCAGCACGAACgaggagaagggagaggagaagaggagggcaCTAAGCAAACAG GTGAGGGAGTTGGAGatccagctggaggaggagaggagtcaGAGGTCTCAGGCCGTGTCGTCTAAGAAGCAGCTGGAAGCAGAACTGCAGGAAGCCGAGGCCCAGGTGGAGAATTCCAGCCGTGGAAAAGAGGAGGCCGTGAAGCAGCTGAGGAGGCTGCAG GgtcaaatgaaagaaattcTGCGCGAGTTAGACGAGACCAAGTTGTCTCGGGAGGAGGTGATCGCACAGTCGAAAGACAGTGAAAAGAAGATCCAAACACTGGAAGCAGATGTCCTTCAGCTCACTGAG GAGCTTTCTAtgtcagagaggcagaggagacagGCTCAGCAGGAAAGAGATGAGATGGCTGATGAGATGGTCAACAGCAGTTCTGGAAA gaATGCACTGTATGAAGAGAAGCGAAGGTTAGAGGCACGGGTCAGTCAGCTTGAGGAGGAgttggaggaggagcagagtaACTCTGAACTGGTAGCTGAGAGACAAAGGAAGATGGCTCTACAG GTGGAGACTCTGACCGTGCAGCTACAGGGAGAGAGGACTCTGGCGCAGAAGGCAGAGGCAGCCAGGGAGCAGCTGGAGAGGCAGAACAAGGAGCTGAAGACCCGActgggagagatggagggagcgGTGAGGGGCAAACACAGGCTCAGCGTCGCCGCCCTGGAGGCCAAGATAGAGTCcatggaggagcagctggagcaggagagaca GGAACGAGCCATTGCCAACAAGCTGGtgaggaagacagagaagaaaCTGAAGGAGGTGATGATGCAGGCAGAGGACGAGAGACGACATGCAGACCAGTACAGAGAACAG CTGGATAAATCGATGGTCCGCCTGAAGCAGCTGAAGAggcagctggaggaggtggaggaggagaactcTCGCTCCAACGCCCagaagaggaagctgcagagggagctggaggagcttGCCGACAGCGGTCAGAGCATGACGAGAGAGATCACCTCTCTCCGCAGCCAGCTCAG CGTCCCTGACTG GCGTGCTCCGCTGCCCCTGTCGTTGCGTGGACGCAGAGCGCTGGTCGACGACCTCTCGTTGGAGAACTCTGACTCAGAGGAGCCCCCTGCCTCGCCGACACCGTCCTCCGGGCTCCCAGGGACCCCAACTCCCTCCTCTGAACACAGCCTGGACCCACCACCGCCCTACACCGTCAATAACACAGAGTGA